The Diprion similis isolate iyDipSimi1 chromosome 11, iyDipSimi1.1, whole genome shotgun sequence genome includes a region encoding these proteins:
- the LOC124412117 gene encoding NEDD4 family-interacting protein 1-like isoform X1, giving the protein MDNNIHYNMQPQATNDSCTVSSVPSEVPALTVALPAIQVHPHNNSINRDSVVPVGQAAPSTPVMMSVDEIPPPKPDFSAPPPYEVATKLPSYEEVQREKTLQGETTPHARPQIVFGQLFQPGSMRPPQQPLAFLALDTEAAEGDSESGLLGTDFMFFTAFMVAFLFNWIGFLLMMCFCHTIASRYGALSGFGLSLAKWTLIVKHSTDLASRENSWLWWLIMAFGVLISVRAIIQYLNIKRGWRLLSGSAQERLLFFY; this is encoded by the exons ATGGATAACAACATTCATTACAACATG CAGCCGCAGGCCACAAACGACTCTTGTACTGTCTCATCAGTTCCAAGCGAAGTACCTGCACTTACAGTAGCTCTACCAGCGATCCAAGTACATCCCCATAACAACAGTATTAATCGGGATAGTGTAGTGCCCGTAGGTCAAGCTGCACCTTCCACTCCAGTCATG ATGAGCGTTGATGAAATACCACCACCAAAGCCAGATTTCTCTGCACCACCGCCGTATGAAGTTGCCACTAAATTACCGAGCTATGAAGAAGTACAGCGTGAAAAGACTCTGCAGGGTGAGACAACGCCACATGCTCGCCCTCAAATAGTG TTTGGACAATTATTTCAGCCGGGGAGCATGAGACCACCGCAACAACCACTGGCGTTTCTAGCTCTGGACACAGAAGCAGCAGAAGGTGACTCGGAAAGCGGTTTGCTTGGCACAGACTTCATGTTCTTCACAGCTTTCATGG TTGCATTCCTCTTCAACTGGATTGGATTCCTATTGATGATGTGTTTCTGTCACACAATCGCTTCTCGGTATGGAGCATTGTCTGGATTCGGCCTGTCACTGGCTAAATGGACACTCATCGTTAAACATTCCACTGATTTAGCTTCACGCGAAAACTCATGGTTATGGTGGCTAATCATGGCATTTG GAGTCCTAATCAGTGTACGCGCCATTATTCAATATCTGAATATTAAACGGGGATGGAGACTTTTGTCAGGCAGTGCTCAGGAGcgtttactatttttttattga
- the LOC124412115 gene encoding pelle-like serine/threonine-protein kinase pik-1, whose translation MAVQQGQTNMYINNLPWLERQELCRLLNQNDKWEELAGKWMKYDISTVQRLKKTENPSDKLLEMWSTYNHTVRELFFLLYKMQYHQAMLPLKDFVNPKYHVLINKCKRPEAEKDLKIGTDNFNHVQPASTNVQKLRLYQTMHERVAKILNRSPLPNADLVPSNSDNMLVRTGVNQNLSPVPSPVVDGSKNNNQLKISFIDTDLPQPAYDELAKATNNWSKHNILGRGGFGTVFRGIWKGTPVAIKKIEQRGSDSKESYLIQVEQSLRELKILNARRHDNILPLYGHSIGGEAPCLVYQLMPNGSLEDRLSLRQGFQPLNWLQRHNIATGTARGLQYLHTIGSKPLIHGDIKSANILLDKNFEPKIGDFGLARDGPEQDYMKVSRVQGTRPYLPDEFLRDRNLSTKVDTYSYGIVLLELATGLGAYSNARPENKFLKAYVDSFEVKDIPQLKDSKAGTENDKVFDNLIVLGKWCANIFPKDRPQMVDVHRKLERL comes from the exons ATGGCTGTGCAACAGGGACAGACGAATATGTATATCAATAATTTGCCGTGGCTTGAAAGACAGGAATTATGCAGGCTTCTTAATCAGAACGATAAATGGGAAGAACTAGCAG GTAAATGGATGAAATATGATATATCGACTGTTCAACGTTTGAAAAAGACCGAAAATCCGTCAGACAAGCTTCTTGAAATGTGGTCTACTTACAATCATACAGTACGTGAACTgttctttttattatataagatGCAATATCATCAGGCAATGCTACCGCTGAAAGATTTCGTCAATCCCAAGTACCACGTCCTTATCAACAAATGTAAAAGGCCTGAAGCAGAAAAAGATCTGAAAATAGGTACTGACAATTTCAATCACGTTCAACCAGCTTCGACGAATGTGCAGAAACTTCGTTTGTATCAAACAATGCACGAAAGAGTagcaaaaatattgaacaggTCCCCGCTGCCGAATGCAGATCTAGTACCAAGCAATTCAGATAATATGCTTGTACGAACTGGTGTAAATCAAAATCTTTCTCCAGTCCCAAGTCCGGTAGTGGATGgttctaaaaataataatcaattgaaaatatcCTTTATCGATACTGATCTACCTCAACCAGCATACGACGAATTAGCTAAAGCTACGAATAATTGGAGCAAACATAACATACTGGGAAGAGGAGGTTTTGGAACAGTTTTTCGAG GTATATGGAAAGGCACCCCAGTAGccattaaaaaaatagaacaacGAGGTTCTGATTCTAAGGAAAGCTACCTGATCCAGGTAGAACAGTCGTtaagagaattgaaaattttgaacgcCCGTAGACACGATAATATCCTGCCGCTGTATGGTCATAGCATAGGCGGAGAAGCCCCATGCCTGGTGTATCAACTCATGCCAAATGGATCATTAGAGGATAGACTTTCCTTGAGACAAGGATTTCAGCCCCTAAATTGGTTGCAACGACATAATATAGCCACGGGTACAGCTAGAGGTTTACAATACCTGCATACTATTGGCAGCAAGCCGCTCATTCATGGAGACATAAAAAGTGCCAACATTctattggataaaaattttgaacctaAAATTGGTGATTTTGGATTAGCTAGAGATGGACCTGAACAGGATTACATGAAG GTAAGTCGAGTGCAAGGAACCAGGCCATATTTGCCGGACGAATTTTTGCGAGATAGGAATTTGTCAACAAAAGTAGATACTTATAGCTATGGTATCGTATTGCTGGAATTAGCCACTGGGCTAGGAGCGTATAGTAACGCAAGACCAGAAAATAAGTTCCTAAAAGCTTATGTGGACAGCTTCGAAGTAAAGGACATACCTCAATTAAAAGACAGTAAAGCCGGCACTGAAAACGATAAAGTTTTCGACAATCTGATAGTTTTAGGAAAATGGTGCGCAAACATATTTCCGAAAGATCGACCGCAAATGGTTGATGTTCACCGCAAGCTTGAAAGATTGTAA
- the LOC124412117 gene encoding NEDD4 family-interacting protein 1-like isoform X2, with translation MDNNIHYNMPQATNDSCTVSSVPSEVPALTVALPAIQVHPHNNSINRDSVVPVGQAAPSTPVMMSVDEIPPPKPDFSAPPPYEVATKLPSYEEVQREKTLQGETTPHARPQIVFGQLFQPGSMRPPQQPLAFLALDTEAAEGDSESGLLGTDFMFFTAFMVAFLFNWIGFLLMMCFCHTIASRYGALSGFGLSLAKWTLIVKHSTDLASRENSWLWWLIMAFGVLISVRAIIQYLNIKRGWRLLSGSAQERLLFFY, from the exons ATGGATAACAACATTCATTACAACATG CCGCAGGCCACAAACGACTCTTGTACTGTCTCATCAGTTCCAAGCGAAGTACCTGCACTTACAGTAGCTCTACCAGCGATCCAAGTACATCCCCATAACAACAGTATTAATCGGGATAGTGTAGTGCCCGTAGGTCAAGCTGCACCTTCCACTCCAGTCATG ATGAGCGTTGATGAAATACCACCACCAAAGCCAGATTTCTCTGCACCACCGCCGTATGAAGTTGCCACTAAATTACCGAGCTATGAAGAAGTACAGCGTGAAAAGACTCTGCAGGGTGAGACAACGCCACATGCTCGCCCTCAAATAGTG TTTGGACAATTATTTCAGCCGGGGAGCATGAGACCACCGCAACAACCACTGGCGTTTCTAGCTCTGGACACAGAAGCAGCAGAAGGTGACTCGGAAAGCGGTTTGCTTGGCACAGACTTCATGTTCTTCACAGCTTTCATGG TTGCATTCCTCTTCAACTGGATTGGATTCCTATTGATGATGTGTTTCTGTCACACAATCGCTTCTCGGTATGGAGCATTGTCTGGATTCGGCCTGTCACTGGCTAAATGGACACTCATCGTTAAACATTCCACTGATTTAGCTTCACGCGAAAACTCATGGTTATGGTGGCTAATCATGGCATTTG GAGTCCTAATCAGTGTACGCGCCATTATTCAATATCTGAATATTAAACGGGGATGGAGACTTTTGTCAGGCAGTGCTCAGGAGcgtttactatttttttattga
- the LOC124412117 gene encoding NEDD4 family-interacting protein 1 isoform X3, with product MDNNIHYNMQPQATNDSCTVSSVPSEVPALTVALPAIQVHPHNNSINRDSVVPVGQAAPSTPVMMSVDEIPPPKPDFSAPPPYEVATKLPSYEEVQREKTLQGETTPHARPQIVPGSMRPPQQPLAFLALDTEAAEGDSESGLLGTDFMFFTAFMVAFLFNWIGFLLMMCFCHTIASRYGALSGFGLSLAKWTLIVKHSTDLASRENSWLWWLIMAFGVLISVRAIIQYLNIKRGWRLLSGSAQERLLFFY from the exons ATGGATAACAACATTCATTACAACATG CAGCCGCAGGCCACAAACGACTCTTGTACTGTCTCATCAGTTCCAAGCGAAGTACCTGCACTTACAGTAGCTCTACCAGCGATCCAAGTACATCCCCATAACAACAGTATTAATCGGGATAGTGTAGTGCCCGTAGGTCAAGCTGCACCTTCCACTCCAGTCATG ATGAGCGTTGATGAAATACCACCACCAAAGCCAGATTTCTCTGCACCACCGCCGTATGAAGTTGCCACTAAATTACCGAGCTATGAAGAAGTACAGCGTGAAAAGACTCTGCAGGGTGAGACAACGCCACATGCTCGCCCTCAAATAGTG CCGGGGAGCATGAGACCACCGCAACAACCACTGGCGTTTCTAGCTCTGGACACAGAAGCAGCAGAAGGTGACTCGGAAAGCGGTTTGCTTGGCACAGACTTCATGTTCTTCACAGCTTTCATGG TTGCATTCCTCTTCAACTGGATTGGATTCCTATTGATGATGTGTTTCTGTCACACAATCGCTTCTCGGTATGGAGCATTGTCTGGATTCGGCCTGTCACTGGCTAAATGGACACTCATCGTTAAACATTCCACTGATTTAGCTTCACGCGAAAACTCATGGTTATGGTGGCTAATCATGGCATTTG GAGTCCTAATCAGTGTACGCGCCATTATTCAATATCTGAATATTAAACGGGGATGGAGACTTTTGTCAGGCAGTGCTCAGGAGcgtttactatttttttattga
- the LOC124412110 gene encoding leucine-rich repeat and immunoglobulin-like domain-containing nogo receptor-interacting protein 3 — MSRLMVWGWLMTVISMSVIVGTVDAAASTRICAEGCVCGNGGTPDLSCSDRSFSGLELSEDVAFVSLVNVSSSSITATILSPAKRLRMLTWRKSDVESLETGAFQGATLLQRLDLGDNKLASLTGDVFRSLVNLTFLNLTHNRLVHIDKYCFQDLVSLDELHISNNKLSFIPYQLFSPAKNLRYLNVAGNRLVSLPDNSFAPNKALRELILSNNRLTKLPSNLFSGLRQLRFLALDGNVIHHIPRSFFADLENLESLDLGDNPIANLSNVAFQGLANLRWLSLARTQISSIPRDIWKPISGLESLILSGTKIEEIRDGNFAGLSSLRSIDISNASLRDFASRALEDTPLLRKLDMQQNNLAFLPASLASLPLEELNLANNSWACDCRMFWFIKWAESQEYPGAFETGLKCGTVDNGDTLFTLRYLNCTAPSLAFATSTAEYVLLSSVLLECEFNGNPAPSITWVTPSLRILHWNPDPSFPDAFVGHPASHRADVKTVDDRVRVLDNGSLYIERLLREDVGIYKCFAVNPIANATTYVTLHMDRITYYHTKILSIAVGAACAAGFLLITLFVQFLRYLFNKCGCERWCCCCKKVGVTPRAKQIHQMLDNIEQYKSQQLERLRENYTQQVHRIKDNCAEQVEWIRDSYEGQMRHIRDIRDYGTSHLTALRGQYYDQVKRVRDYSTGQLNWVRENYVFQRNKIRKFSAHQVLRFRESYKYQQQTLNKVLENLPSLYLDNCRSGSCGKSDSIVFDPNDITGMDTYFKAKINKLVEGGASLDDINSVYYTPTEISASTSPQTGSGLQDGLHINYIEHGPPPPLDPPLDISTFSTPVRGLRKFSSSCERGDGTDAPVFRGASAGALAGEPRDIIEGLGLLSSGTSLPDIPRETRL, encoded by the exons ATGTCGCGGCTGATGGTTTGGGGTTGGCTGATGACGGTTATCTCGATGTCCGTCATCGTCGGCACCGTCGATGCAGCAGCATCGACGAGAATTTGCGCGGAGGGTTGCGTGTGCGGCAACGGAGGAACGCCGGATTTGTCGTGTTCGGATCGAAGTTTCAGCGGTTTGGAATTGTCGGAGGATGTGGCATTTGTTTCCCTCGTGAATGTTTCATCGTCGAGTATAACGGCGACGATATTATCGCCGGCGAAGCGACTGCGGATGTTGACGTGGAGGAAAAGCGACGTAGAGAGTTTAGAAACGGGAGCATTTCAAGGCGCCACGCTTCTACAGCGATTGGATCTAGGTGACAACAAGCTCGCATCGTTGACCGGCGACGTGTTTAGATCGTTGgtgaatttgacatttttaaatctaACGCACAACAGACTCGTCCACATCGACAAATACTGTTTTCAGGATCTCGTATCGCTCGACGAACTTCACATATCTAACAACAAACTTAGCTTCATACCTTATCAGCTATTCTCACCGGCGAAAAATCTCCGCTACCTCAACGTCGCCGGGAATCGTCTAGTCTCTCTACCCGATAACAGCTTCGCGCCCAACAAAGCTTTACGGGAATTGATATTGTCGAATAACCGGCTGACCAAGCTGCCTTCAAACTTGTTTTCCGGTCTTCGTCAGCTCCGCTTCCTCGCTCTTGACGGTAACGTGATCCACCATATTCCCCGGAGCTTCTTCGCCGACCTGGAGAACCTGGAGAGTCTCGATCTCGGCGATAATCCGATCGCCAATCTTTCGAACGTCGCGTTTCAAGGGCTTGCCAATCTCCGTTGGCTAAGTCTGGCAAGGACTCAGATATCCTCGATACCTCGTGACATATGGAAGCCGATCAGCGGTCTGGAATCGCTGATATTGTCCGggacgaaaatcgaggagaTACGGGACGGGAATTTCGCCGGTTTGTCGAGCCTCCGAAGCATCGATATAAGCAACGCCTCGCTCCGTGATTTCGCCTCAAGGGCGCTCGAGGACACGCCGCTTCTTCGTAAACTCGACATGCAGCAGAACAACCTCGCCTTTCTCCCAGCCTCCCTTGCCTCCCTTCCTCTGGAAGAACTGAACCTTGCGAATAACTCGTGGGCGTGCGACTGTCGCATGTTTTGGTTCATAAAATGGGCCGAGAGCCAGGAGTACCCGGGCGCCTTCGAAACGGGATTGAAATGCGGGACCGTCGACAACGGCGACACCCTCTTCACCCTTCGTTACCTCAATTGCACAGCCCCTTCGTTGGCCTTCGCCACTTCCACGGCCGAGTACGTTCTTCTCAGTTCCGTGCTCCTCGAGTGCGAATTCAACGGCAACCCGGCTCCCTCGATAACCTGGGTCACCCCGAGCCTACGGATACTCCACTGGAACCCGGATCCTTCGTTCCCCGACGCCTTCGTCGGACATCCCGCCTCGCACAGGGCCGACGTTAAGACCGTCGACGACAGGGTCAGGGTGCTCGATAACGGCTCGTTATACATCGAAAGGCTGCTGCGCGAGGACGTCGGCATCTACAAATGCTTCGCGGTCAATCCCATAGCCAACGCTACAACCTACGTCACTCTGCACATGGACCGGATCACCTACTACCATACAAAAATACTCAGCATCGCTGTCGGCGCTGCGTGCGCGGCCGGATTTCTCCTCATCACTTTGTTCGTACAGTTTCTTCGTTACCTTTTCAACAA ATGCGGATGTGAGCgttggtgctgctgctgcaagaAGGTGGGTGTTACGCCCCGTGCTAAACAGATACACCAGATGCTCGACAATATAGAACAGTACAAAAGTCAGCAGTTGGAAAGACTGAGGGAGAATTATACCCAGCAGGTGCACAGAATAAAGGACAATTGCGCCGAGCAGGTCGAATGGATACGGGACAGCTACGAGGGACAGATGCGTCACATCAGAGACATTCGCGATTACGGAACCAGCCATCTGACAGCACTTCGCGGACAGTACTACGATCAG GTGAAACGAGTCCGAGATTATTCGACTGGTCAGCTGAACTGGGTACGAGAGAACTACGTCTTCCAGCGTAACAAGATACGTAAATTCAGCGCGCACCAAGTGCTCCGTTTCCGGGAGAGCTACAAATACCAACAGCAAACGTTGAACAAGGTATTGGAAAACCTGCCGAGTCTTTACCTGGACAATTGCAGAAGCGGTTCTTGCGGCAAGAGCGACTCGATAGTATTCGACCCCAACGACATTACCGGCATGGACACCTACTTCAAGGCAAAAATAAACAAGCTAGTGGAAGGCGGAGCGAGCCTAGATGACATAAACAGCGTCTACTATACCCCGACAGAAATATCAGCCTCTACAAGCCCTCAAACCGGAAGTGGATTGCAGGATGGTCTCCATATCAATTACATAGAACACGGTCCCCCACCCCCGTTGGATCCGCCCCTAGATATCTCGACGTTTTCAACTCCCGTTCGCGGGTTGAGGAAATTCTCGTCGAGCTGCGAACGCGGCGACGGCACCGACGCTCCAGTTTTTCGCGGTGCTAGTGCGGGGGCGTTGGCCGGGGAGCCGCGCGACATCATCGAGGGTCTTGGACTGTTGTCAAGTGGAACCAGCCTGCCTGACATACCGCGGGAAACTCGGCTCTAG